In the genome of Deltaproteobacteria bacterium, one region contains:
- a CDS encoding glycosyltransferase — protein sequence MITFKDISIIIPVGPEENELEALWDDLRPIKKEAELIVIRGASRPHQLNEGVRNATRDFLWFLHADSRFAKSTLTALIRALNSDPDVFYYFDLRFLNDGPPLMRINEIGCWVRSRLMGLPFGDQGFCLSTMNFKRVGGFPEEAPYGEDHLFVWRARQKKVRLRSTGAALYTSARRYAKTGWAKLTWAYARQWTRQAWPEWKKPYEKTSDIRQVPRGR from the coding sequence ATGATTACCTTCAAAGACATCTCGATCATCATTCCCGTCGGTCCAGAAGAAAATGAACTGGAAGCACTTTGGGATGATCTTCGACCGATAAAAAAAGAAGCGGAATTGATCGTCATTCGTGGTGCATCGCGACCTCATCAACTCAACGAAGGTGTGCGCAACGCGACACGCGATTTCCTGTGGTTTCTGCATGCCGATTCACGATTCGCAAAATCGACACTCACCGCGTTGATTCGAGCCCTGAATAGCGACCCGGATGTTTTTTACTACTTTGACTTACGCTTTCTCAATGATGGTCCGCCACTGATGCGCATCAACGAAATCGGGTGTTGGGTTCGCTCGCGACTCATGGGTCTGCCTTTCGGCGATCAGGGCTTTTGTCTTTCAACAATGAATTTCAAACGCGTGGGGGGGTTTCCTGAAGAGGCCCCTTATGGCGAAGATCATCTGTTTGTATGGCGGGCCAGGCAAAAGAAAGTCCGGCTTCGATCCACAGGTGCCGCGCTCTACACGAGCGCCCGCCGCTATGCCAAAACAGGTTGGGCGAAGCTCACGTGGGCGTATGCGCGTCAGTGGACTCGCCAGGCCTGGCCGGAATGGAAAAAACCTTATGAAAAAACTTCTGATATTCGCCAAGTACCCCGAGGCCGGTAA